The Lichenihabitans psoromatis genome contains a region encoding:
- the dnaE gene encoding DNA polymerase III subunit alpha, with amino-acid sequence MVADTNEPGFVHLHVHSSFSLREGALTIGKLAKLAAQDRMPALAITDSNNLFGALEFSEKLSKEGIQPIVGLQIVVDFGDGAAVAGRFDVAKAGRGAIVLLGATEVGYANLMRIASRAYLDPTPGEPPHVSFQRLSESHAGLIALTGGPSGPIDRLFAVDRADNAAQRLDRLVSLFGDDRLYVELQRHSLDEERRVEPQLIDLAYRRDLRLVATNEPFFATQADHEAHDALICISEGAVLGTPNRRQLSAEHRFKTRAEMLALFGDLPEATAHTVEIAQRCSYRPRTRKPILPNFTALNGEPLDEVAALRQQAEQGLDARLASHGTAPGMSEDVYRQRLAFELDVIINMKFPGYFLIVADFIKWAKAHDIPVGPGRGSGAGSLVAYALTVTDLDPLRFGLLFERFLNPERISMPDFDIDFCQNRRDEVIAYVRQRYGVDRVAQIITFGSFLARGVLRNVGRVLEMPLGQVDKLAKLVPQNPANPVTLAQAVESEPRLQEAAETEPRVERLLSISKTLEGLYSNASTHAAGIVIGDRPLDELVPLYRDPKSDMPATQFNMKWVEPAGLVKFDFLGLKTLTVLQTAVTLIAQRGIKVDLSAIPIDDVKTYAMLGRGETVGVFQLESVGMRKALVDMRADRFEDLIALVALYRPGPMANIPVYCARKLGEEVAEYPHPKLEAVLKETHGVIIYQEQVMQAAQMLSGYSLGEADMLRRAMGKKIKAEMDAQRDRFVSGAVERGVKTETANTIFDLLAKFADYGFNKSHAAAYALIAYQTAYLKANYPVEFLAASMTLDKANTDKLSEFRNEARRLGIKVEPPSVNRSGVDFDVTRDDPPAIVYALSAIKGAGEGQIAAIVAARGSKRFSSLADFALRLTSRDVNKKVLESLAAAGAFDEFETDRARVFAGVEQVLGMATRAGDERRAGQSALFGASDVESAFRLPLADAWPAAERLRREFDAVGFFLSGHPLDDYEAILKRLRIQRWAEFSRAVKGGATSARLAATVLDRMERRTKSGNKIGIVNLSDASGQYEAIMFQETLNEHRDLFEKGSAVLITVQASAEGDEVRCRILTAEGLDQAAHRAQKGLRIHVRDVAPLATIASRLDKKGDGEVSFVVMMDDGLREVEVKLPGKFSLSPLMAGALKAVPGVVAVENV; translated from the coding sequence TTGGTTGCGGATACGAACGAGCCTGGTTTCGTGCACCTTCATGTGCATTCGTCGTTTTCCTTGCGCGAAGGCGCGCTGACCATTGGCAAGCTCGCGAAGCTCGCGGCGCAGGATCGCATGCCGGCTCTGGCGATCACAGACAGCAATAACCTGTTCGGCGCGCTCGAGTTTTCTGAGAAATTATCCAAGGAAGGCATTCAGCCGATCGTCGGCCTTCAGATCGTCGTTGATTTCGGCGATGGAGCGGCCGTTGCAGGGCGCTTCGATGTGGCCAAGGCGGGTCGAGGCGCCATCGTCTTGCTCGGTGCCACTGAGGTCGGCTACGCCAATCTCATGCGGATCGCATCGCGGGCCTATCTCGATCCGACACCTGGCGAGCCGCCGCATGTGAGTTTCCAGCGCCTGTCGGAAAGCCATGCTGGCTTGATCGCGCTGACGGGTGGGCCCTCCGGTCCCATCGATCGGTTGTTCGCCGTCGATCGAGCCGATAATGCGGCACAGAGGCTCGATCGTCTCGTCAGCCTGTTCGGCGATGATCGTCTTTACGTGGAACTCCAGCGTCATTCTCTCGACGAGGAGCGACGGGTCGAGCCGCAACTCATCGATCTGGCTTATCGTCGGGACCTGCGCCTCGTCGCCACCAACGAGCCATTCTTCGCCACGCAGGCCGATCATGAGGCCCATGACGCGCTGATCTGCATCTCCGAAGGCGCCGTCCTCGGCACGCCAAATCGACGCCAATTGTCGGCGGAGCATCGGTTCAAGACGCGTGCTGAAATGCTGGCTCTCTTCGGCGACCTTCCGGAAGCCACCGCTCATACGGTGGAGATCGCGCAGCGCTGCTCCTACCGGCCGCGAACCCGGAAGCCGATCCTCCCGAACTTCACCGCGCTGAATGGCGAGCCGCTCGACGAAGTGGCGGCCCTCCGCCAGCAGGCCGAGCAGGGGCTCGATGCGCGGCTCGCCAGCCATGGCACCGCGCCCGGCATGAGCGAAGACGTCTACCGCCAGCGGCTTGCGTTTGAGCTCGACGTCATCATCAATATGAAGTTTCCGGGCTACTTTCTGATCGTCGCGGATTTCATCAAATGGGCGAAGGCGCATGACATTCCGGTCGGCCCGGGGCGCGGGTCGGGCGCAGGGTCGCTCGTGGCTTATGCGCTGACCGTTACCGACCTCGACCCCCTGCGCTTCGGGCTCTTGTTCGAGCGCTTTCTCAATCCCGAACGCATTTCGATGCCGGATTTCGACATCGACTTTTGCCAGAACCGGCGGGACGAGGTCATTGCCTATGTGCGGCAACGCTACGGGGTCGATCGCGTGGCGCAGATCATCACGTTCGGGTCGTTTTTGGCGCGGGGCGTGCTCCGCAACGTCGGGCGGGTGCTCGAAATGCCGCTCGGGCAGGTCGATAAGCTCGCTAAGCTGGTGCCGCAGAATCCGGCTAACCCGGTGACCTTGGCCCAGGCTGTCGAGAGCGAGCCGCGTCTGCAGGAAGCCGCCGAGACCGAACCGCGGGTGGAGCGTCTTTTGTCGATCTCGAAGACGCTGGAGGGGCTCTATTCCAATGCCTCGACCCATGCGGCCGGTATCGTGATCGGCGACCGCCCCCTCGATGAGCTCGTGCCGCTCTATCGCGACCCGAAGTCGGATATGCCGGCAACGCAGTTCAACATGAAATGGGTCGAGCCGGCCGGTCTGGTCAAATTCGACTTTCTGGGTTTGAAAACCCTGACGGTTCTGCAGACGGCCGTGACACTCATCGCCCAACGCGGCATCAAGGTCGATCTGTCGGCCATCCCGATCGACGACGTTAAAACCTATGCCATGCTCGGACGGGGCGAAACGGTCGGCGTGTTCCAGCTGGAAAGCGTCGGAATGCGAAAAGCCCTGGTCGACATGCGCGCTGATCGGTTCGAGGATCTGATCGCGCTCGTGGCCCTCTACCGGCCGGGTCCGATGGCCAATATTCCGGTCTATTGCGCCCGAAAGCTTGGCGAGGAAGTCGCCGAATATCCGCATCCAAAACTCGAGGCGGTGCTGAAGGAGACGCATGGCGTCATCATCTATCAGGAACAGGTGATGCAGGCCGCCCAGATGCTGTCGGGTTATTCGCTCGGCGAGGCCGATATGCTGCGCCGCGCGATGGGCAAGAAGATCAAGGCCGAGATGGACGCGCAGCGCGATCGCTTCGTGAGCGGTGCTGTCGAGCGCGGCGTCAAGACCGAAACGGCCAATACGATCTTCGATCTTCTGGCCAAATTTGCCGATTACGGCTTCAACAAAAGCCACGCCGCCGCCTATGCCTTGATCGCCTATCAAACTGCTTATCTGAAAGCCAATTATCCGGTCGAGTTTCTCGCCGCCTCAATGACGCTCGATAAAGCCAACACCGACAAGCTGTCAGAATTTCGCAACGAGGCGCGGCGGCTCGGCATCAAGGTCGAACCACCTTCGGTGAACCGGTCCGGTGTCGATTTCGACGTCACGCGGGACGATCCGCCCGCCATCGTCTACGCTTTGTCGGCCATCAAGGGCGCGGGGGAAGGGCAGATCGCCGCCATCGTCGCGGCGCGGGGGAGCAAACGCTTCAGCTCGCTCGCCGATTTTGCGTTGCGGCTGACCTCTCGCGACGTCAACAAAAAGGTGCTCGAGAGCCTTGCGGCCGCCGGCGCCTTCGATGAGTTCGAGACGGATCGGGCGCGCGTCTTTGCCGGAGTGGAACAAGTGCTCGGCATGGCGACGCGTGCGGGCGACGAGCGCCGCGCCGGCCAGAGTGCTTTATTCGGCGCCTCCGACGTCGAAAGCGCCTTCCGCTTACCGCTGGCCGATGCGTGGCCCGCAGCCGAGCGATTGCGCCGGGAGTTCGATGCGGTTGGATTCTTTCTGTCGGGTCATCCCCTCGACGACTACGAAGCCATTCTCAAGCGGCTCCGCATCCAGCGTTGGGCGGAGTTCTCGCGTGCCGTGAAGGGCGGTGCGACGAGCGCGCGCCTTGCCGCGACCGTGCTCGACCGGATGGAGCGCCGGACGAAATCCGGCAACAAGATCGGCATCGTCAATCTGTCGGACGCGTCGGGTCAATATGAAGCGATCATGTTCCAAGAGACCCTGAACGAGCATCGCGACCTGTTCGAAAAGGGATCCGCCGTGTTGATCACGGTGCAGGCTAGCGCTGAAGGCGACGAGGTGCGTTGCCGCATTCTCACGGCCGAGGGGCTCGATCAAGCGGCTCATCGAGCGCAGAAAGGGCTGCGTATCCACGTGCGGGATGTCGCGCCACTCGCCACGATTGCGAGCCGCCTCGATAAAAAGGGCGATGGCGAGGTCTCATTTGTCGTCATGATGGACGATGGCCTCCGTGAGGTGGAGGTCAAGCTGCCGGGCAAGTTCAGCCTGTCGCCCCTGATGGCTGGCGCCTTGAAGGCGGTGCCGGGCGTCGTCGCGGTCGAAAACGTATGA
- the thiL gene encoding thiamine-phosphate kinase: MTQVSEDDLIARFFAPLAGPAALELRDDAGLLGVSAGQELVLTKDALVAGVHFFADDPPASIARKALRVNLSDLAAKRSRPVGFLLGLVLPADWTADWLQAFAEGLGEDAAKFACPLIGGDTVSTPGPLCLSITALGEVPAAAMLRRTTARPGDIIYCSGTIGDAALGLRLRQSTGSDWTSSATGADRAHLLDRYLHPQPRLGLRTALLAAHAGMDVSDGLVGDLTKMMRGSGVSARLDLGRLPLSSAAKAALRIDADLLETIATGGDDYEIIATVPPVAAKGFEGAAGRAGILVTAIGEVLDGSDPLDIVGPDGSTITFAKGSYSHY, encoded by the coding sequence ATGACACAAGTGTCCGAAGACGATCTCATCGCGCGTTTCTTTGCGCCGCTGGCCGGGCCAGCCGCGCTGGAGTTACGCGACGATGCGGGGTTGCTGGGGGTGTCGGCCGGGCAGGAGCTCGTCCTCACCAAGGACGCGCTGGTGGCGGGTGTGCATTTTTTCGCCGATGATCCACCGGCTTCGATTGCCCGCAAGGCGCTTCGAGTCAATCTCTCGGATCTCGCGGCGAAGCGGAGCCGCCCGGTCGGGTTTCTGCTCGGGCTCGTCCTGCCTGCGGATTGGACGGCCGATTGGCTGCAAGCTTTTGCGGAGGGATTGGGCGAGGATGCGGCAAAGTTCGCCTGTCCGCTCATCGGTGGCGACACGGTTTCGACGCCGGGTCCCCTGTGTCTGTCGATCACGGCTTTGGGCGAGGTGCCGGCCGCCGCGATGCTGCGCCGGACGACCGCGCGCCCCGGTGACATCATCTACTGCTCGGGCACGATCGGGGATGCGGCCCTCGGCTTGCGCCTTCGGCAATCGACCGGTAGCGATTGGACCTCATCGGCCACTGGGGCGGATCGGGCGCATCTGCTCGACCGATACCTGCATCCGCAGCCTCGGCTTGGTCTTCGCACGGCGCTCTTAGCGGCCCATGCCGGGATGGATGTTTCCGACGGCCTCGTTGGCGACCTGACCAAGATGATGCGCGGGTCCGGCGTCTCGGCACGTCTCGATCTTGGGCGTCTGCCGCTTTCGAGCGCGGCCAAAGCGGCGCTTCGGATCGATGCGGATCTGCTCGAAACCATTGCGACGGGGGGTGACGATTACGAGATCATCGCCACCGTTCCACCGGTCGCCGCGAAAGGTTTCGAGGGGGCCGCAGGTCGGGCCGGCATTTTGGTGACTGCCATCG